One part of the Xylocopa sonorina isolate GNS202 chromosome 10, iyXylSono1_principal, whole genome shotgun sequence genome encodes these proteins:
- the LOC143428132 gene encoding odorant receptor 10-like, which produces MAVSKSNDVSIGITSVFMKLVGLWMAADRAEQRVRDCTLSYTLIAILFAVWVQARDIYYSWGDFSACLFTTCNILSVAVPLFKILVLLAHRKDFFRLILYVQEKFLQAEYDDYERKIVMDCKRKCTFFVCLLIFSTKGTLICYVINPLVANIGKNESDRILPFNMWIDSLILSPYFELAFVLQVLSLYHIGVSYFCFDNFLCIMNLHAASQFRILQYRMAKMADLMRSEKREKYEKLATSPSNFARISYAIFKEHVRQHQTLIAYCDKLEEVFNLIVLGQVLTFSLLICLDGYQVLMPIFPTRRRLIFTFHLSAALSQLLMFTYSCDCIIRESTRVALAVYSGPWPLLPTTTSGRMMRKDLTLVIMRSGSPCCLTARRFFVVSLETYTGVLSSAVSYFTLLKQRGESISS; this is translated from the exons ATGGCTGTTTCGAAAAGTAACGACGTGTCTATCGGTATAACGTCGGTTTTTATGAAGCTCGTCGGTTTATGGATGGCGGCTGATCGCGCTGAGCAACGTGTCAGAGACTGCACACTGAGTTACACATTGATCGCGATACTGTTCGCTGTCTGGGTGCAGGCGAGAGACATTTACTACTCGTGGGGTGATTTCAGC GCCTGTCTCTTTACTACCTGCAACATTTTATCGGTAGCAGTACCTCTATTTAAAATACTCGTTTTATTGGCGCATAGAAAGGACTTTTTCCGATTGATCTTATATGTACAAGAAAAATTCCTGCAAGCGGAATATGACGACTATGAAAGGAAGATTGTAATGGACTGTAAACGAAAATGTACCTTCTTTGTGTGTTTATTGATATTCTCCACGAAAGGAACCCTTATTTGTTACGTCATCAATCCACTTGTCG CGAATATTGGCAAAAACGAATCAGACAGAATACTTCCATTCAATATGTGGATCGACTCATTAATATTGTCACCGTACTTCGAATTAGCATTCGTGCTGCAG GTTCTCTCCTTGTACCACATTGGCGTGAGTTACTTCTGTTTCGACAATTTCTTATGCATTATGAACCTCCACGCAGCTAGCCAATTCCGCATTTTGCAATACAGAATGGCCAAAATGGCGGACTTGATGAGGAGCGAGAAACGTGAGAAATATGAGAAATTGGCTACGAGTCCGTCGAACTTCGCGAGGATATCTTATGCGATATTTAAGGAACACGTTCGACAGCATCAAACGTTGATCGCTTATTGCGACAAACTCGAGGAAGTATTCAATTTAATTGTCCTGGGACAAGTGTTAACGTTTAGTCTGCTGATTTGCCTCGATGGATATCAAGTTCTCATG CCGATATTTCCCACCCGAAGACGACTGATCTTCACGTTTCACTTATCAGCAGCCTTAAGTCAGTTGCTGATGTTCACGTACAGTTGCGACTGCATAATACGAGAAAGCACGAGAGTAGCCTTGGCAGTATACAGTGGACCCTGGCCACTCCTGCCAACGACTACGAGCGGAAGAATGATGAGGAAAGACTTAACACTCGTTATTATGAGATCCGGCTCACCCTGTTGCTTAACTGCCAGGAGATTCTTCGTTGTGTCTCTAGAAACGTACACTGGG GTTTTAAGTAGTGCAGTGTCATACTTTACGCTGTTGAAACAGCGTGGAGAATCAATTAGCTCATAG